CTATTATCTCTGTGAAGGACCTGAATGCAACCTTCCAGCCTGAGAAGATAGGACATGTTCACGGCCTTCAGATCACCTACTGTGTGGATGATCTCACCCGAAACCTTTTTGTTTACCATAAAAATGGGCAGGTAAACCTATTTTTCATggctttttttcctgttttatttCCAAGAATTTTGCAACTGTAGTGCACCTCAGATTTGAGCTTCAAATGCAGCTTAAAGAGTATGTTCTCTGTAATTTTTCCATTTTAGGAGATTGTCAATTGGTTTAATGCCATTAGAGCTATTCGCCTCGTCTACCTGAAAACAGCCTTTCCTACAGCTAGTGATAGAGAAGTAAGTACATTTTGTATGCTTGTTTTTGACTCCTCCGTGATTTAATTTGCTTTACATAGCTTTTGAATTTCTCAAAAACGTGTAGATCCTTCTCATGTTGTAGCTGCGCTAACATTGCCACATAAAAAGGAAGTTCTGTAAGTTTCCCCTTTTCCAAGAGATTTTACTTCCTAAAACAGTTGCATCAACCGTTGCAGACCTGCCTTCTCTCCATTTCACAACATGAAAAATCATCAAATGAACACCCTACACCACAACAATGTTACCAGGACACGGAAatgtggttttgtttttttgtgagcTGCTACATCCCTAGGAACAAggaacacatttattttagttGCAGACTGCTCTATGTGTAATATATTTCAATAGTTCTCTAGTCTAGTTGAGGAACATATTGTTCTGTGAATGGTGCATCATAATTAAAAATCACTGTAGATGTAAACTTCATTTGATTCAATGATATTTTTGTGCTACATGTTCAACTTTTTCGTGGCTTATTGGTGAATacactataaattactataaacATGATTGAAATTTAATCTAAATATAACCAGTGCCATGAATGACCATGTGATGAAAGCAGTAGCCGATACCATCTGCATTGGAACCCAGCAGAGTAAACATCAGCCTCCAACATGGCACAACATCGCCTTTGTCAGGGAGGGAGAAAGAGCTCAGGTGAAGCTCAACTGGGCTGCTAGCCTCATCTCGAGACTGGCAGTTGAAGTCTCCGAAACCTTTGCGGTCAATATGTGCCCTTTATACGCACTTTTGCAGAGTCCGCACTGAAGCAAGCTCCACAGCAGACTCCTTCCCGACAGCCAAAGCAGTGTTACGTAGGAAgagtgtttagggtgccatttgggacagggcctaagAAGGGTGAGCTATGGTGTAGCGCACCACCAGGGACTGATTACCCCTGGCTGGGTCGGCCGAGTTAGGGTgtctgatgatctgaaacaCCCCATGACCCTGGGTTTAACCAGCTCTTTTCCAtctgtgtttatttattattatcttgattgtaaaaaacttttaccatttttttgtcttcagtTAATACCATGGATAACCAGAAACTACCTGAAAGAGGGTTACATGGAGAAAACTGGCCCTCTGGTaaggttttttttcataataagaAATCTAGACTTTCCTGTATAGCAAGGTATTTGCAGTTGTCTTAAATTGCACAAACATTTAAGGATAACTCATGCTATTCTTGTAAAACACTCTTAAAACACCTCTTTACACACTCACAAAAACCAAAACACCACTACATGTCAAGCTACCGTgtacatattttaacatttgtaTAGTTTTGTGTAACTAATGTCTCTGAATTGTGTTTTATTGTCCTGCTGTCTGATGGAAAATATGGTAGCTTGTAGGAGAAAATATTCCTACCACTTACGTTGAGCATGTGACCTATATATTTTGAACTTTTAACCTTAAAAGTGATTTGACTTTAAAACAAACATCTctgactgtgtttgtttatgttgAACAGCAGCGAGAGCCGTTCAAGAAAAGGTGGTTTATCTTGGATTCCCTGGACAGGAAACTGCTCTATTTTAAAACACAGCTGGTATGTATTGCATTGCTTTTTTCCTTTCCTACAGAGTCAgtgtgttgaaaaaaaaaaaaaaacagtggctGTTTTTCAGTTCAGCAAAAATCTAAACTTCAAAACACATGATAACAGTcgaataaatttaaaaaaggatGTAGTAGTACTACATGCACTTTTGGTTTTAATATTGTGAATGTTCTTTTTATTATCCTAAAGGATGCCATTGAGCTTGGGGTTGTTTTTATCGGCTCAGAGAATCATGGGTATTCAGTTAGAGAGTGTGTCCCTAAAGGGACAAGAGGCAACAAATGGAAGTGTGGGGTAATTGTGGAGACGCCGGATCGGCAGTTCGTCTTCATGTGCGAGCAGGAGCGCGATCAAAGAGAATGGGTGGAGGCATTGAAAACAGTCATCTCGAAACCTATGATGCCACAAGATTACACCAGTAAGATTATACCACTCTCTATTAGATCTGCTAATTCAATATAACTGAGCTGGTAAAAATAACACTTCTTCTTTTTCAGCCGAAGCCAATATCCGTAGACGGAGGTGAACGCGATGGGATAATAAGCTCGGAGAACAACACTCTGGACACGTGGACTAAATGTCACTAAAtcttaaaatgaaaaaacagATATTCTGGGTGAATCAAAGGTTAACATTTGAGTCCCAGAAATTATTTACACAAAGGGAACCTTGGAAGAATGTCACTTTTGGGCATAGTTTctagcaattaaaaaaaaaaaaatcccacttTT
The window above is part of the Chanodichthys erythropterus isolate Z2021 chromosome 3, ASM2448905v1, whole genome shotgun sequence genome. Proteins encoded here:
- the adap2 gene encoding arf-GAP with dual PH domain-containing protein 2, which gives rise to MANREKNKKTLLELVKLPENSCCADCGAADPDWASYTLGIFVCLNCSGTHRNLPAISRIKSIRLDFWDDELVQFMKSNGNRPAKNFYEKCVPVFYYQPQPKDCEVLREQWIRAKYERMEFTEKNAVRPYTAGVYEGMLWKKGKDNGQFLERKFILSVCDFTLKYYKEDESKGPKAIISVKDLNATFQPEKIGHVHGLQITYCVDDLTRNLFVYHKNGQEIVNWFNAIRAIRLVYLKTAFPTASDRELIPWITRNYLKEGYMEKTGPLQREPFKKRWFILDSLDRKLLYFKTQLDAIELGVVFIGSENHGYSVRECVPKGTRGNKWKCGVIVETPDRQFVFMCEQERDQREWVEALKTVISKPMMPQDYTTEANIRRRR